GAGGGCCTGGGTTTCGCGGACCACCTGATTGCAGGACACGCGGCCGGGAACAAACTGCCGGCTGCTCGACAGCCCGAGAAGCCGCGCGGTCATCTCGCGGGCGCGTTCCGCTTCCTGGCAGATGACGCGAGCGCTGTCGTAGAGATCGGTCCCACGAGGCAGGTCCTGTGTCAGCATTTCGGCGTGACCCAGGATGGCCGTCAGCATGTTGTTGAACTCGTGGGTCAGGCCCGCGACCACTCGCTCCATCGACTCCATCTTCTGAAAAGTCGTAACCTGTCTCTGGAGCTCCTCCATTTCGGTCAGGTCGTGGATCGCAAGGATGATCAGCATGTCCGACCCGTGCGTCGGGGCGAACACGCGGCTGCTGGTGATCAGTCCCGGAAACTCCTTGCCGGCGCGGTCGACGCAGCGCAACGTTCCTTCGTAGAAATAGCCGCCGCTGATGCGCACCAGAAAGTCTTCGGCCCGTTTGCCGCGGTCTTGCGGGGCGACAAGCATCAGCCAGGACTGGTTGATGACCATCTGGGTGAAGTAGTTGAATCGTGCCAGGGCGCGGAGGTTCATGAGTTTGATGATCCCCTCGCTCGTGATGAGGACGATGGGGATTTGAATGCTTTCGAAGACCTGGCGGTAGAAGTCCCGATCAGGAAAAGCGTCATGGAAATCGACGCGTCGGTATTCGGGAAGCGAAAGGCCGTCAAGAATCGCCTCCGTGAGCTGCTCGGAGAGCGCAGGATCGCAAGAAATGCCGAACGGATGGATTCGGCAGTAGCCGCTGGCTCCGCTGACGTAGCCCGTCATCCGTCCCACGAGCGTTCCATAGTGGCTTATCGCGAGAACCCGTCCGGCTTCCAAGGGAGCAGTCTTCTCAAGAGTGATGGGTGGGATGGTGTTGAACGACAGGGTGCTGGTCGGTGCCGGTCGGGCATCAACGAGAACCAAGTCGAAGTAGTCTTTCGGGGTCTTCGCGGAGGGCAGCCCGGGCAGGACAACATACTCGAACGAACGCTGCCGGCAGATTCCCCTGACGACGTCGGCCAACCCCTCGTCCACGGTCAGCAAGAGGACTCTGGTCATGCGTGCAGGATACAACGCCGCATCCTGGTACTCAACGCGATTCGCAGGTTCTCTGTTTTGTCGACCGGGAACTCGCGGGGGCAGGTCGCCGGCCAATGCCGAGCGGGGTTATGGGACGCGTCGGACGGCTGATTCCTTCAGTGCTTGAGGTGGGGGCTTTTCCACTACTAACCCGCGTCTTCTCACAAGTCGATACGTCCTCGGGACTGGCTTGGATACGTCCCGCCAGGGGACCACGGAGGGGCGGGGACGGCGGACACTCCGGGACCACGCTCTACACAGAGTGTTCCCCAACCGATCGGCCGGCACCGCTCTCAGTACCGACACGGAATAAGGATTTCTGTCCGATGCGTTCGTCGACCCGTTCGCGCCGCAAGAGCCGACCACCCCTGCTGACGACCATTCTGGTCGTGGGGGCATTCGTCGGCGTTCAGGTGGCCACGCGCGATCAGCATCCGGAAGCATCCGCGGGAACGGGCCGGTTGCGTCCGCTCGTCGTTTCAAGCCCGCATCCTGGAAGATCAGCCGACACTGCGCAGTTGACTCTCATTGACGCGTTGATCGAAGCGCGCCAAGATCCCCATGACAACGTGATCCAATTCGATCCCAAGGTCTTCAAGTCTTCGGAGCTTTCCATCCGGCTGCCTGAGGCGCTCGTGATCAGTGACGAATCGGGCGGCCATGACCGAATCGACGGCGCATTGCCCGACGGTCTGGTGACGCTGGACAGCTCTGACTGCCCGGACGCCGGCATCATGGTTTCCGGCAAGGCGCAGATCAGCCTGATGAATCTCGCCGTTCGCGGGGGCCGCCTTCGAGGAATCCTGATTTCTGCAAATGCCAGGCTCAATCTGGACAACGTGCTGGTTCGCGACTGTCTGGGGCCGGGTGTGGCGGTTTTCGGCGAAGCCAGAGTTCACATTCGGGGCGGGTCGATCAACACGAACGGCAGTCACGGCGTGGAGGTGCGCGATCGTGCCTTGGCCGATCTTGAGGATGTAAGACTCAGCGGCAACGGCCAATCCGACGTCGCCGGCTTTGATCAGGGAGGAATCTTCGCCGCCGGCTGCCAGATGTCGAGTGCGGCCGACTGGAACGTCGTTCTCAGCGACGAGGCCCAGGCCATTCTGACGCGCTGCGCGCTGTCGCGGGCCCGCTTCGCCAATGCCGACGCCAGCGAAAGGGCCAAGCTTCGGATTGCGGATTCAACCATCGACGAGAGCGAGCGAACAGGCATCTTCGCGACCGGTCAGGCCGTGATCGACCTGACCTCGACGAGGCTGCGTCGCCACAGCAGCCGGTGCATCGAGCTTCAGGATGAAGCCGCCGCCACGATAGAAGCTTCCGCGATGGAGTTTGGCGGGGAATACGGCATGGTGCTTTTCGGGAAGTCGTCCGTCCACGCATCACAAGTGCGCATCACGGATAGCGGCTCTCACGGGGTTTGTCTGCGCCAGCAGGCCCGCGGATGGTTCGACCGCTGCGTTTTCACAGGCAACCGGCGATCCGGGATTGCTTGTCCCGACGCCTACGAAGGCGGGCCGGTTCGGGCCAGCCGGTGCATTTTCTCGGGGAACGGGATGCGGCCGATCTGCCGCGGACCGCTGCATATCAGCCCGCTGGCACCGACGCCCGTTCGCATCGACGGCCCGCAGGTCACGTGCACGGCCGAACCGAATGCCACGGTCGAGCTTTACGCCGATCGGGTGGGCGAGGCGGCTCGATTCCTCAGGACGGTCAGCGCGGATGGCATGGGACGCTTCACAGTAGACTGCCGCGACGTTCCGGCCGGCCATGTCATTACTGCCGCAGCCACGTCCGCGGAATCGACGAGCGAGTTCAACGTCGTTGCCGGGGCCGATTGTGGTCCCATTCTCAGCGCCCTACTGGGAGACACGGGCCCATTGTCCGACAAGGGAGGGCCGATCCGCCCGGAATCGCTGATCAGGCGATGGGAAGCGGACACGCGGCTGATCTTCAATGTGGTCAACCCGCCCAACTCCGCAGTGGAGCGTTACGTCCGATTCCTTGTGGACCGCATCAATGACTGGACGGGGGCGTCCCTGCGATCGGAGCTCGGCATCGGCCAGATGCGACGCCCACCGGCCAATGCGGTGGTTCTGCCCATTCGGTATGTCACGGCCGATTCTCCCGCACTGGTGGGCCGCGGCGGCGCGACCTTCATGAAATGGGATGCCGGCGGTTTGTTCATGCCGCCGATGGAGGTGGTGCTGGCCGTCGGGCAGGATCCGCGGCAGACGTGTCCGCGCGTGCTGGCTCATGAGATCGGGCACACGCTGGGATTGTGCCACGCTCGCGTCGGGCTGCTCTCGCGTATGCAGGGGATCACACCCCCGCCGAAGGACAGCAGCTACCTGAACGATTTCTCGCCGATGATGACATACTACGACGTCCTGGCACTGCAGATTCTGCACGATCGCCGGAACAGCGGTCGGCTGACAGTCGGTCAACTCGTGGAAAAAGGGACGATCTCAACGGACGCCGGCGGAGTTCTCGATAGCGGCACCGTCTCCCGTTAACCTTTCGGCTCGGCTGGGCGGCCAGTCCTGCCGGTCACGCCGGCCAGTCGCCCGTGAAGATCTCGACTGCCGGACCAGTCATGTAGACGTGGTTGTCCGCTTCGCGCCATTCGAGGGTCAGATCGCCTCCGGGGAGATGAGCAATGATCTTGCGGCTGCTGCGTTTGGTCAGGACTCCGGCCACGCATACGGCCGAGGCGCCGGTTCCGCAGGCCTGGGTTGCCCCGCTGCCCCGTTCCCAGGTGAGCATTTTCACCTCGCTCGGGTGGAGCACGTCCACGAAATGAACGTTCGTACGTTCGGGGAAGATGGCGGCGGTCTCGATACGGCGGCCCTCGATTTCCAGGTTCCACCCGGCCGGTCCCCGATTGTTCAGCAGCTTGAGAGGGACCCCGTAAATCACCGCATGCGGATTCCCCATCGAGACGCAGGTCATGAGCGCCTGATGGTCGAGGATCTCGAGCGGGTGGTCGATCATCTGTTCCTGGGTCAGCTTGACGGGCAAATCCTCGGGACGCAGCCGAGGTTCGCCCATATCGACGCAGGCGGAAGCGACCTTGCCGTCTTCGATGTTCAGGCTGACGGTCTTGATTCCCGCGTCGGTCTCGATTCGCAGCGGGTTGTTTCGCGAGAGGCCGTGGTCGTAGACGTACTTGGCCAGACATCGGATGCCGTTGCCGCACATCTGGCCGCGGGAGCCGTCCACGTTGTACATCTCCATTCGCGCGTCGGCCGTTCTTGAGGGGCAGATGAGGATCAGGCCGTCGCTGCCGACGCCGGTGTTACGATCGCTGACCGCCCGAGCAAGCGAGGGAGCGTCGTTCACTCGCTCGT
This portion of the Phycisphaerae bacterium genome encodes:
- a CDS encoding ATP-binding protein, which codes for MYPARMTRVLLLTVDEGLADVVRGICRQRSFEYVVLPGLPSAKTPKDYFDLVLVDARPAPTSTLSFNTIPPITLEKTAPLEAGRVLAISHYGTLVGRMTGYVSGASGYCRIHPFGISCDPALSEQLTEAILDGLSLPEYRRVDFHDAFPDRDFYRQVFESIQIPIVLITSEGIIKLMNLRALARFNYFTQMVINQSWLMLVAPQDRGKRAEDFLVRISGGYFYEGTLRCVDRAGKEFPGLITSSRVFAPTHGSDMLIILAIHDLTEMEELQRQVTTFQKMESMERVVAGLTHEFNNMLTAILGHAEMLTQDLPRGTDLYDSARVICQEAERAREMTARLLGLSSSRQFVPGRVSCNQVVRETQALLRHSLGDAVRIETCLMESGDAVDGDASQLRQVLVNLCLNARDAMNGKGVITIRTSLREVTPEECGPHQDWTPGMFVEICVQDQGCGIAPDIIGRVFEPFFTTKQDGAGTGLGLSVVRGIVRTHGGHVTIESKVGQGTSVRVRLPQREAQAEEADRADENPPAAVPCGKGACVLIVDDDRAVLTYAQKALQRAGYKVRMATHGLLALEIFEHYRDEIELIMLDLTMPGTAGRDILKSLRKMDAKVPIVICTGFAHGGMDDDLLSQVQGFIKKPFRPNDLIEQVAEVLQAAREE
- a CDS encoding right-handed parallel beta-helix repeat-containing protein, translated to MRSSTRSRRKSRPPLLTTILVVGAFVGVQVATRDQHPEASAGTGRLRPLVVSSPHPGRSADTAQLTLIDALIEARQDPHDNVIQFDPKVFKSSELSIRLPEALVISDESGGHDRIDGALPDGLVTLDSSDCPDAGIMVSGKAQISLMNLAVRGGRLRGILISANARLNLDNVLVRDCLGPGVAVFGEARVHIRGGSINTNGSHGVEVRDRALADLEDVRLSGNGQSDVAGFDQGGIFAAGCQMSSAADWNVVLSDEAQAILTRCALSRARFANADASERAKLRIADSTIDESERTGIFATGQAVIDLTSTRLRRHSSRCIELQDEAAATIEASAMEFGGEYGMVLFGKSSVHASQVRITDSGSHGVCLRQQARGWFDRCVFTGNRRSGIACPDAYEGGPVRASRCIFSGNGMRPICRGPLHISPLAPTPVRIDGPQVTCTAEPNATVELYADRVGEAARFLRTVSADGMGRFTVDCRDVPAGHVITAAATSAESTSEFNVVAGADCGPILSALLGDTGPLSDKGGPIRPESLIRRWEADTRLIFNVVNPPNSAVERYVRFLVDRINDWTGASLRSELGIGQMRRPPANAVVLPIRYVTADSPALVGRGGATFMKWDAGGLFMPPMEVVLAVGQDPRQTCPRVLAHEIGHTLGLCHARVGLLSRMQGITPPPKDSSYLNDFSPMMTYYDVLALQILHDRRNSGRLTVGQLVEKGTISTDAGGVLDSGTVSR
- the dapF gene encoding diaminopimelate epimerase, whose product is MKFTKLHGLGNCYIYVNCFDERVNDAPSLARAVSDRNTGVGSDGLILICPSRTADARMEMYNVDGSRGQMCGNGIRCLAKYVYDHGLSRNNPLRIETDAGIKTVSLNIEDGKVASACVDMGEPRLRPEDLPVKLTQEQMIDHPLEILDHQALMTCVSMGNPHAVIYGVPLKLLNNRGPAGWNLEIEGRRIETAAIFPERTNVHFVDVLHPSEVKMLTWERGSGATQACGTGASAVCVAGVLTKRSSRKIIAHLPGGDLTLEWREADNHVYMTGPAVEIFTGDWPA